The following are encoded together in the Xiphophorus hellerii strain 12219 chromosome 3, Xiphophorus_hellerii-4.1, whole genome shotgun sequence genome:
- the LOC116717785 gene encoding uncharacterized protein LOC116717785 isoform X4 — translation METSELLAETLKQLSLEEFAEFRTLAEAEPSLVTSSHLKAAKVQDVVDLMVKSSGGCVEAVRTVLMKMDRLDLVERLSATDSGAKDKLSVGEEHPSLDQRVEKLSRDFYLLLETLKDLSDDEVQEFKRFLRDSVCRRFLSRHQYRLQETSYPRKMFGSFRHEDLEKQPIWMESKDLQDVVIFIIQTHRKESIMVTRDVLERINRMDLVQRLSSSSASREMPLGKQSDLIHKVATMAAAKDVLLETLEDLNEPEFMELKLLLQFTNFQRNIPLISWDELYYADRTRMVEHLVDKCGKQSVDVIREVLLDLNRTDLALRLPETSSTSKEKLSLKLNSAYVQKVEKLEFVTELLLETLGQLRWREICRFLEITNMEFHHDSRFMPFWAFPNVRYIVVGFVLTYFHQSVKKTLDALKEMKKDGLIKKLSDRSSGPKEKPSAGRHRSALIHKVATMAAARQQLLETLDKLTQEEFLGKFRGSLSKFSPRLMFITQRAELVDKMMVEFGQQSVKMIKDLLIKINRKDLAENLQETGESSGNEDDFQEPSESDVHQNLSEILQKLSRKPLLRFKSFLRFTCFEKSLPQIPESSLEEATSTQRLVDLMVKEFGQQSVQMAREVLMDVIDLESRFKSQDELSVAEEHPSLDQRIEKLSRDFNLLLETLKDLSDDEVQEFKRFLRDSVYRRFLSRHQYRLQETSYPRKMFGSFRHEDLEKQPIWMESKDLQDVVIFIIQTHRKESIMVTRDVLERINRMDLVQRLSSSSASREMPLGKQSDLIHKVATMAAARDVLLETLEDLNEPEFMELKLLVQFTNFQRNIPLISWHELDDTDRTRMVEHLVNKCGKQSVDVIREVLLDLNRTDLALRLPETSSTSKEKLSLKLNSAYVQKVEKLEFVTELLLETLGQLRWREIRRFLEITNRKFHHDSRFMPFWAFPNVRYIVVGFVLTYFHQSVKKTLDALKEMKKDGLIKKLSDRSSGPKEKPSAGRHRSALIHKVATMAAARQQLLETLDKLTQEEFLGKFKGSLSKFLRRFDFITQRAELVDVMMMEFGQQSVKMIKDLLIKINRKDLAENLQETGELLVDGGDLFLKPKTTTADVHQDLFEILHKLNWRKLVKFQSLLQFTCFDWGLKQIPDFQLDQEDNTWTLVVLMVKEFGQRSVEIARQVLTDMTDLDQNPLEVTSKGIPMEIRLKQAEPVNSQKDSSSWTKVEPEMKTADPDEAPAYSLQSEAGHFECSVSGLRWFCSERVVFRYRFCSWDELMDRMESRGYRPAGPILDIGLITGRMAEVFLPHWICVDDVPEPLEQFAVLHMDDCGDAVEKVSEVSPSHVKLTEPVFSPRAVLMRVGFPVKVYCNMLLYRTNTAFLTLHVYLIPRDPALQQVYAPRTSNSDTRKRQESWILSTREENGQRRTPVTISSRSENTSCRGPSFYRNRECPTHNARCFSKENRSCSCNVIQSYTAYLLEHMSMYD, via the exons ATGGAGACCAGCGAGCTTCTGGCTGAAACCCTGAAGCAGCTGAGCCTGGAAGAGTTTGCAGAGTTCAGGACTTTGGCTGAAGCAGAGCCGAGCTTGGTGACCTCCAGCCACCTGAAAGCAGCAAAGGTTCAGGATGTTGTTGATCTGATGGTGAAGAGCAGTGGAGGATGTGTGGAGGCCGTCAGAACCGTTCTGATGAAGATGGACCGCTTGGATCTGGTGGAACGATTGTCAGCTACTGACTCAGGAGCAAAAG ATAAACTTTCTGTTGGTGAAGAACATCCTTCACTGGACCAGAGG GTAGAAAAACTGAGCCGTGATTTTTACCTGCTGTTGGAAACACTGAAGGATCTGAGTGATGATGAGGTTCAGGAGTTTAAAAGATTCCTGAGAGACTCTGTCTGCAGGAGGTTTTTGTCCAGACATCAGTACAGGCTGCAGGAGACGAGTTATCCAAGGAAGATGTTTGGATCTTTTAGACATGAAGACCTGGAGAAGCAGCCAATATGGATGGAAAGTAAAGACCTGCAGGATGTTGTGATTTTCATTATTCAGACTCATAGAAAAGAGTCTATAATGGTGACCAGAGATGTTTTAGAGAGAATCAACAGGATGGATTTGGTCCAGAGgctcagcagcagctcagcCTCCAGAG AGATGCCGTTGGGAAAACAATCTGATCTGATCCATAAA GTGGCGACCATGGCAGCTGCTAAAGACGTTCTTCTGGAAACTCTGGAGGATTTAAATGAACCTGAATTCATGGAGCTAAAACTGTTACTGCAGTTCACAAACTTCCAGAGAAATATTCCACTAATATCATGGGATGAACTTTATTatgcagacagaaccagaatGGTGGAACATCTGGTTGATAAATGTGGTAAACAATCAGTGGATGTAATCAGggaggttctgttggacctgaaCAGAACTGATCTGGCGCTGAGGCTGCCTGAGACCAGCTCAACATCTAAAG AGAAACTTTCCTTGAAGCTGAACTCTGCTTATGTCCAGAAA GTGGAAAAGTTGGAGTTTGTGacggagctgctgctggaaacTCTGGGTCAGCTTCGTTGGCGAGAGATCTGCAGGTTCCTGGAAATCACAAACATGGAATTTCACCATGACAGTAGATTCATGCCGTTTTGGGCTTTCCCAAATGTGCGATACATTGTGGTGGGTTTTGTTCTGACTTATTTCCACCAGTCAGTGAAGAAGACCCTGGATGCTTTAAAGGAGATGAAGAAGGATGGTCTGATAAAGAAGCTGTCAGACAGAAGCTCAGGACCTAAAG AGAAACCTTCTGCAGGTCGACATCGTTCTGCTCTGATCCACAAA GTGGCGACGATGGCAGCTGCTAGACAGCAACTCCTGGAAACTCTGGACAAATTAACCCAGGAGGAATTTTTGGGAAAGTTTAGAGGAAGTTTATCAAAGTTTTCACCAAGATTGATGTTCATAACACAGAGAGCAGAACTTGTTGATAAGATGATGGTGGAGTTTGGCCAGCAGTCGGTGAAGATGATCAAAGATCTtctgattaaaataaacagaaaagatttGGCTGAGAATCTTCAAGAAACTG GTGAATCCTCAGGGAACGAAGACGAT TTTCAGGAACCATCAGAATCAGATGTTCATCAGAATCTTTCTGAGATTCTTCAAAAGTTGAGCAGGAAGCCTTTGCTGAGATTCAAGTCATTTCTTCGGTTCACCTGCTTTGAGAAAAGTCTTCCACAGATACCAGAGTCCAGTCTAGAAGAGGCGACCTCGACACAGAGACTGGTGGATCTGATGGTGAAGGAGTTTGGTCAGCAGTCAGTCCAGATGGCCAGAGAGGTTTTAATGGACGTGATTGATCTGGAGAGCAGGTTTAAATCACAAG aTGAACTTTCTGTTGCTGAAGAACATCCTTCACTGGACCAGAGG ATAGAAAAACTGAGCCGTGATTTTAACCTGCTGTTGGAAACACTGAAGGATCTGAGTGATGATGAGGTTCAGGAGTTTAAAAGATTCCTGAGAGACTCTGTCTACAGGAGGTTTTTGTCCAGACATCAGTACAGGCTGCAGGAGACGAGTTATCCAAGGAAGATGTTTGGATCTTTTAGACATGAAGACCTGGAGAAGCAGCCAATATGGATGGAAAGTAAAGACCTGCAGGATGTTGTGATTTTCATTATTCAGACTCATAGAAAAGAGTCTATAATGGTGACCAGAGATGTTTTAGAGAGAATCAACAGGATGGATTTGGTCCAGAGgctcagcagcagctcagcCTCCAGAG AGATGCCGTTGGGAAAACAATCTGATCTGATCCATAAA GTGGCGACCATGGCAGCTGCTAGAGACGTTCTTCTGGAAACTCTGGAGGATTTAAATGAACCTGAATTCATGGAGCTAAAACTGTTAGTGCAGTTCACAAACTTCCAGAGAAATATTCCACTAATATCATGGCATGAGCTGGATGATACAGACAGAACCAGAATGGTGGAACATCTGGTTAATAAATGTGGTAAACAATCAGTGGATGTAATCAGggaggttctgttggacctgaaCAGAACTGATCTGGCGCTGAGGCTGCCTGAGACCAGCTCAACATCTAAAG AGAAACTTTCCTTGAAGCTGAACTCTGCTTATGTCCAGAAA GTGGAAAAGTTGGAGTTTGTGacggagctgctgctggaaacTCTGGGTCAGCTTCGTTGGCGAGAGATCAGGAGGTTCCTGGAAATCACAAACAGGAAATTTCACCATGACAGTAGATTCATGCCGTTTTGGGCTTTCCCAAATGTGCGATACATTGTGGTGGGTTTTGTTCTGACTTATTTCCACCAGTCAGTGAAGAAGACCCTGGATGCTTTAAAGGAGATGAAGAAGGATGGTCTGATAAAGAAGCTGTCAGACAGAAGCTCAGGACCTAAAG AGAAACCTTCTGCAGGTCGACATCGTTCTGCTCTGATCCACAAA GTGGCGACGATGGCAGCTGCTAGACAGCAACTCCTGGAAACTCTGGACAAATTAACCCAGGAGGAATTTTTGGGAAAGTTTAAAGGAAGTTTATCAAAGTTTTTAAGAAGATTTGACTTCATAACACAGAGAGCAGAACTTGTTGATGTGATGATGATGGAGTTTGGCCAGCAGTCGGTGAAGATGATCAAAGATCTtctgattaaaataaacagaaaagatttGGCTGAGAATCTTCAAGAAACTG ggGAATTATTGGTGGATGGAGGAGATTTATTTCTGAAACCA aaaacaaccacagcagaTGTTCATCAGGATCTTTTTGAGATTCTTCATAAGTTGAACTGGAGGAAGTTAGTGAAATTTCAGTCACTTCTTCAGTTCACATGCTTTGATTGGGGCCTAAAGCAAATTCCAGATTTCCAGCTAGACCAGGAGGACAACACATGGACTCTGGTGGTTCTGATGGTGAAGGAGTTTGGTCAGCGGTCAGTTGAGATAGCCAGACAGGTTTTAACAGACATGACTGATCTGGACCAGAACCCGCTGGAGGTCACATCCAAAG GGATTCCAATGGAAATTCGACTTAAACAAGCAGAACCAGTCAATTCCCAAAAG GACTCCAGCAGCTGGACTAAAGTTGAACCTGAGATGAAAACTGCAGACCCAGACGAGGCTCCAGCTTACAG CCTCCAGAGTGAAGCTGGACACTTTGAGTGCAGCGTCTCCGGTCTGCGCTGGTTCTGTTCAGAACGGGTCGTCTTTAGGTACCGGTTCTGCTCCTGGGACGAACTCATGGACAGGATGGAGAGCAGAGGATACCGGCCTGCTGGTCCTATACTGGACATCGGTCTGATTACTGGGAGGATGGCGGAGGTGTTCCTGCCTCACTGGATCTGTGTCG ATGACGTCCCTGAACCTTTGGAGCAGTTTGCCGTCCTCCACATGGACGACTGTGGAGACGCTGTGGAGAAAGTCTCTGAGGTCTCACCGTCACACGTCAAACTAACTGAACCCGTTTTCTCTCCGAGGGCGGTTCTGATGAGAGTCGGCTTTCCTGTGAAAGTCTACTGCAACATGTTGCTCTATCGGACCAACACGGCTTTCCTCACGCTGCATGTTTACCTCATCCCACGCGACCCGGCCTTACAGCAG GTTTATGCACCTAGAACATCAAATTCAGACACaaggaaaagacaagagagttggATTCTTTCTACTCGtgaggagaacggacagagacgTACTCCAGTTACAATCTCTTCCCGCTCTGAAAATACGTCCTGCCGAGGCCCCTCATTTTATCGAAACAGGGAATGCCCTACCCACAATGCACGTTGCTTCTCTAAGGAAAATAGATCATGCAGCTGCAACGTGATTCAGAGTTACACAGCATATCTTCTGGAACACATGTCCATGTAcgattaa
- the LOC116717785 gene encoding uncharacterized protein LOC116717785 isoform X3, with protein sequence METSELLAETLKQLSLEEFAEFRTLAEAEPSLVTSSHLKAAKVQDVVDLMVKSSGGCVEAVRTVLMKMDRLDLVERLSATDSGAKDKLSVGEEHPSLDQRVEKLSRDFYLLLETLKDLSDDEVQEFKRFLRDSVCRRFLSRHQYRLQETSYPRKMFGSFRHEDLEKQPIWMESKDLQDVVIFIIQTHRKESIMVTRDVLERINRMDLVQRLSSSSASREMPLGKQSDLIHKVATMAAAKDVLLETLEDLNEPEFMELKLLLQFTNFQRNIPLISWDELYYADRTRMVEHLVDKCGKQSVDVIREVLLDLNRTDLALRLPETSSTSKEKLSLKLNSAYVQKVEKLEFVTELLLETLGQLRWREICRFLEITNMEFHHDSRFMPFWAFPNVRYIVVGFVLTYFHQSVKKTLDALKEMKKDGLIKKLSDRSSGPKEKPSAGRHRSALIHKVATMAAARQQLLETLDKLTQEEFLGKFRGSLSKFSPRLMFITQRAELVDKMMVEFGQQSVKMIKDLLIKINRKDLAENLQETGESSGNEDDFQEPSESDVHQNLSEILQKLSRKPLLRFKSFLRFTCFEKSLPQIPESSLEEATSTQRLVDLMVKEFGQQSVQMAREVLMDVIDLESRFKSQDELSVAEEHPSLDQRIEKLSRDFNLLLETLKDLSDDEVQEFKRFLRDSVYRRFLSRHQYRLQETSYPRKMFGSFRHEDLEKQPIWMESKDLQDVVIFIIQTHRKESIMVTRDVLERINRMDLVQRLSSSSASREMPLGKQSDLIHKVATMAAARDVLLETLEDLNEPEFMELKLLVQFTNFQRNIPLISWHELDDTDRTRMVEHLVNKCGKQSVDVIREVLLDLNRTDLALRLPETSSTSKEKLSLKLNSAYVQKVEKLEFVTELLLETLGQLRWREIRRFLEITNRKFHHDSRFMPFWAFPNVRYIVVGFVLTYFHQSVKKTLDALKEMKKDGLIKKLSDRSSGPKEKPSAGRHRSALIHKVATMAAARQQLLETLDKLTQEEFLGKFKGSLSKFLRRFDFITQRAELVDVMMMEFGQQSVKMIKDLLIKINRKDLAENLQETGELLVDGGDLFLKPKTTTADVHQDLFEILHKLNWRKLVKFQSLLQFTCFDWGLKQIPDFQLDQEDNTWTLVVLMVKEFGQRSVEIARQVLTDMTDLDQNPLEVTSKGIPMEIRLKQAEPVNSQKDSSSWTKVEPEMKTADPDEAPAYSLQSEAGHFECSVSGLRWFCSERVVFRYRFCSWDELMDRMESRGYRPAGPILDIGLITGRMAEVFLPHWICVDDVPEPLEQFAVLHMDDCGDAVEKVSEVSPSHVKLTEPVFSPRAVLMRVGFPVKVYCNMLLYRTNTAFLTLHVYLIPRDPALQQEMDQREKSYGYKVIRKPDPDMPLKMSDDFVLTADLETAEVCPERLKLRYDPTRPNFFEVYIKNPDTDFQMKLSQAKQPNPVWSCALRKDEYQNTEDREAAGGATGVTYSHNVKHHVDEHPSPLTQKVNGIPALG encoded by the exons ATGGAGACCAGCGAGCTTCTGGCTGAAACCCTGAAGCAGCTGAGCCTGGAAGAGTTTGCAGAGTTCAGGACTTTGGCTGAAGCAGAGCCGAGCTTGGTGACCTCCAGCCACCTGAAAGCAGCAAAGGTTCAGGATGTTGTTGATCTGATGGTGAAGAGCAGTGGAGGATGTGTGGAGGCCGTCAGAACCGTTCTGATGAAGATGGACCGCTTGGATCTGGTGGAACGATTGTCAGCTACTGACTCAGGAGCAAAAG ATAAACTTTCTGTTGGTGAAGAACATCCTTCACTGGACCAGAGG GTAGAAAAACTGAGCCGTGATTTTTACCTGCTGTTGGAAACACTGAAGGATCTGAGTGATGATGAGGTTCAGGAGTTTAAAAGATTCCTGAGAGACTCTGTCTGCAGGAGGTTTTTGTCCAGACATCAGTACAGGCTGCAGGAGACGAGTTATCCAAGGAAGATGTTTGGATCTTTTAGACATGAAGACCTGGAGAAGCAGCCAATATGGATGGAAAGTAAAGACCTGCAGGATGTTGTGATTTTCATTATTCAGACTCATAGAAAAGAGTCTATAATGGTGACCAGAGATGTTTTAGAGAGAATCAACAGGATGGATTTGGTCCAGAGgctcagcagcagctcagcCTCCAGAG AGATGCCGTTGGGAAAACAATCTGATCTGATCCATAAA GTGGCGACCATGGCAGCTGCTAAAGACGTTCTTCTGGAAACTCTGGAGGATTTAAATGAACCTGAATTCATGGAGCTAAAACTGTTACTGCAGTTCACAAACTTCCAGAGAAATATTCCACTAATATCATGGGATGAACTTTATTatgcagacagaaccagaatGGTGGAACATCTGGTTGATAAATGTGGTAAACAATCAGTGGATGTAATCAGggaggttctgttggacctgaaCAGAACTGATCTGGCGCTGAGGCTGCCTGAGACCAGCTCAACATCTAAAG AGAAACTTTCCTTGAAGCTGAACTCTGCTTATGTCCAGAAA GTGGAAAAGTTGGAGTTTGTGacggagctgctgctggaaacTCTGGGTCAGCTTCGTTGGCGAGAGATCTGCAGGTTCCTGGAAATCACAAACATGGAATTTCACCATGACAGTAGATTCATGCCGTTTTGGGCTTTCCCAAATGTGCGATACATTGTGGTGGGTTTTGTTCTGACTTATTTCCACCAGTCAGTGAAGAAGACCCTGGATGCTTTAAAGGAGATGAAGAAGGATGGTCTGATAAAGAAGCTGTCAGACAGAAGCTCAGGACCTAAAG AGAAACCTTCTGCAGGTCGACATCGTTCTGCTCTGATCCACAAA GTGGCGACGATGGCAGCTGCTAGACAGCAACTCCTGGAAACTCTGGACAAATTAACCCAGGAGGAATTTTTGGGAAAGTTTAGAGGAAGTTTATCAAAGTTTTCACCAAGATTGATGTTCATAACACAGAGAGCAGAACTTGTTGATAAGATGATGGTGGAGTTTGGCCAGCAGTCGGTGAAGATGATCAAAGATCTtctgattaaaataaacagaaaagatttGGCTGAGAATCTTCAAGAAACTG GTGAATCCTCAGGGAACGAAGACGAT TTTCAGGAACCATCAGAATCAGATGTTCATCAGAATCTTTCTGAGATTCTTCAAAAGTTGAGCAGGAAGCCTTTGCTGAGATTCAAGTCATTTCTTCGGTTCACCTGCTTTGAGAAAAGTCTTCCACAGATACCAGAGTCCAGTCTAGAAGAGGCGACCTCGACACAGAGACTGGTGGATCTGATGGTGAAGGAGTTTGGTCAGCAGTCAGTCCAGATGGCCAGAGAGGTTTTAATGGACGTGATTGATCTGGAGAGCAGGTTTAAATCACAAG aTGAACTTTCTGTTGCTGAAGAACATCCTTCACTGGACCAGAGG ATAGAAAAACTGAGCCGTGATTTTAACCTGCTGTTGGAAACACTGAAGGATCTGAGTGATGATGAGGTTCAGGAGTTTAAAAGATTCCTGAGAGACTCTGTCTACAGGAGGTTTTTGTCCAGACATCAGTACAGGCTGCAGGAGACGAGTTATCCAAGGAAGATGTTTGGATCTTTTAGACATGAAGACCTGGAGAAGCAGCCAATATGGATGGAAAGTAAAGACCTGCAGGATGTTGTGATTTTCATTATTCAGACTCATAGAAAAGAGTCTATAATGGTGACCAGAGATGTTTTAGAGAGAATCAACAGGATGGATTTGGTCCAGAGgctcagcagcagctcagcCTCCAGAG AGATGCCGTTGGGAAAACAATCTGATCTGATCCATAAA GTGGCGACCATGGCAGCTGCTAGAGACGTTCTTCTGGAAACTCTGGAGGATTTAAATGAACCTGAATTCATGGAGCTAAAACTGTTAGTGCAGTTCACAAACTTCCAGAGAAATATTCCACTAATATCATGGCATGAGCTGGATGATACAGACAGAACCAGAATGGTGGAACATCTGGTTAATAAATGTGGTAAACAATCAGTGGATGTAATCAGggaggttctgttggacctgaaCAGAACTGATCTGGCGCTGAGGCTGCCTGAGACCAGCTCAACATCTAAAG AGAAACTTTCCTTGAAGCTGAACTCTGCTTATGTCCAGAAA GTGGAAAAGTTGGAGTTTGTGacggagctgctgctggaaacTCTGGGTCAGCTTCGTTGGCGAGAGATCAGGAGGTTCCTGGAAATCACAAACAGGAAATTTCACCATGACAGTAGATTCATGCCGTTTTGGGCTTTCCCAAATGTGCGATACATTGTGGTGGGTTTTGTTCTGACTTATTTCCACCAGTCAGTGAAGAAGACCCTGGATGCTTTAAAGGAGATGAAGAAGGATGGTCTGATAAAGAAGCTGTCAGACAGAAGCTCAGGACCTAAAG AGAAACCTTCTGCAGGTCGACATCGTTCTGCTCTGATCCACAAA GTGGCGACGATGGCAGCTGCTAGACAGCAACTCCTGGAAACTCTGGACAAATTAACCCAGGAGGAATTTTTGGGAAAGTTTAAAGGAAGTTTATCAAAGTTTTTAAGAAGATTTGACTTCATAACACAGAGAGCAGAACTTGTTGATGTGATGATGATGGAGTTTGGCCAGCAGTCGGTGAAGATGATCAAAGATCTtctgattaaaataaacagaaaagatttGGCTGAGAATCTTCAAGAAACTG ggGAATTATTGGTGGATGGAGGAGATTTATTTCTGAAACCA aaaacaaccacagcagaTGTTCATCAGGATCTTTTTGAGATTCTTCATAAGTTGAACTGGAGGAAGTTAGTGAAATTTCAGTCACTTCTTCAGTTCACATGCTTTGATTGGGGCCTAAAGCAAATTCCAGATTTCCAGCTAGACCAGGAGGACAACACATGGACTCTGGTGGTTCTGATGGTGAAGGAGTTTGGTCAGCGGTCAGTTGAGATAGCCAGACAGGTTTTAACAGACATGACTGATCTGGACCAGAACCCGCTGGAGGTCACATCCAAAG GGATTCCAATGGAAATTCGACTTAAACAAGCAGAACCAGTCAATTCCCAAAAG GACTCCAGCAGCTGGACTAAAGTTGAACCTGAGATGAAAACTGCAGACCCAGACGAGGCTCCAGCTTACAG CCTCCAGAGTGAAGCTGGACACTTTGAGTGCAGCGTCTCCGGTCTGCGCTGGTTCTGTTCAGAACGGGTCGTCTTTAGGTACCGGTTCTGCTCCTGGGACGAACTCATGGACAGGATGGAGAGCAGAGGATACCGGCCTGCTGGTCCTATACTGGACATCGGTCTGATTACTGGGAGGATGGCGGAGGTGTTCCTGCCTCACTGGATCTGTGTCG ATGACGTCCCTGAACCTTTGGAGCAGTTTGCCGTCCTCCACATGGACGACTGTGGAGACGCTGTGGAGAAAGTCTCTGAGGTCTCACCGTCACACGTCAAACTAACTGAACCCGTTTTCTCTCCGAGGGCGGTTCTGATGAGAGTCGGCTTTCCTGTGAAAGTCTACTGCAACATGTTGCTCTATCGGACCAACACGGCTTTCCTCACGCTGCATGTTTACCTCATCCCACGCGACCCGGCCTTACAGCAG GAAATGGACCAAAGGGAAAAATCTTATGGATACAAAGTCATCCGAAAGCCAGATCCAGACATGCCTCTGAAAATGTCTGATGACTTCGTCCTGACAGCAGATCTGGAAACGGCTGAAGTTTGTCCTGAG AGACTAAAGCTCAGGTATGACCCCACAAGGCCAAATTTCTTCGAAGTGTACATTAAAAATCCAGACACAGACTTCCAGATGAAACTCTCACAAGCAAAGCAGCCCAACCCAGTGTGGAGCTGCGCACTTCGAAAAG ATGAATACCAAAACACTGAGGACAGAGAAG CTGCAGGTGGAGCTACTGGAGTCACTTATTCACACAATG TGAAACATCATGTGGATGAACATCCGTCTCCTCTCACGCAAAAAGTGA ACGGCATCCCTGCGCTCGGATAG